The Paraburkholderia sp. ZP32-5 genome includes a window with the following:
- a CDS encoding MlaA family lipoprotein, which produces MQTTLQTSRIGARVFQFGKLATAAALLAGCATVQTPTKGDPFEGFNRTIFTVNDKIDQYALKPAAKGYVWATPQPVRDSVTNFFSNIGDVYIAANNLLQLRIADGVSDVMRIVINTVFGVGGLFDVATLAKLPKHENDLGLTLGHYGVPAGPYLVLPLFGPSTVRDAVGSIGNYYVNPVSYIDPPGLSWGLYGLNVINVRANLLGASDVLEGAALDKYSFVRNAYLQRRQYLLSDNRRRPQDLPNYDEEAPLPKYDEDTGAAGTQGAAAQTAPASGAAATAPQGASAAAPEAASGTGTPPIDLRGGPETQIPADQLVPPTRFNFPSFKLR; this is translated from the coding sequence ATGCAGACCACGCTGCAGACCTCGCGCATCGGCGCGCGCGTCTTCCAGTTCGGCAAGCTCGCGACGGCGGCGGCACTGCTCGCCGGTTGCGCGACCGTGCAAACGCCGACCAAGGGCGATCCGTTCGAAGGCTTCAACCGCACGATCTTCACCGTCAACGACAAGATCGACCAGTACGCGCTGAAGCCGGCCGCGAAGGGTTACGTCTGGGCCACGCCGCAGCCGGTGCGCGATAGCGTGACGAACTTCTTCTCGAACATCGGCGACGTGTACATCGCCGCGAACAACCTGCTGCAGTTGCGCATCGCCGACGGCGTGTCGGACGTGATGCGGATCGTGATTAACACGGTGTTCGGCGTCGGCGGCCTGTTCGACGTCGCGACGCTCGCGAAGCTGCCCAAGCACGAGAACGACCTCGGCCTGACGCTCGGCCACTACGGTGTGCCGGCGGGCCCGTACCTCGTGCTGCCGCTGTTCGGTCCGAGCACGGTGCGCGACGCGGTCGGCTCGATCGGCAACTACTACGTGAACCCGGTCAGCTATATCGATCCGCCGGGCCTGAGCTGGGGGCTGTATGGGCTGAACGTGATCAACGTGCGCGCGAACCTGCTCGGCGCGAGCGACGTGCTCGAAGGCGCGGCGCTGGATAAATATTCGTTCGTGCGTAACGCGTATCTGCAGCGCCGTCAGTATCTGCTGTCGGATAACCGTCGCCGGCCGCAGGATCTGCCGAACTACGACGAGGAAGCGCCGCTGCCGAAGTACGACGAAGACACTGGCGCGGCGGGTACGCAGGGTGCTGCGGCACAGACGGCGCCGGCGTCCGGCGCGGCCGCGACCGCACCGCAGGGCGCATCCGCGGCAGCTCCCGAGGCTGCGTCAGGCACCGGGACGCCGCCGATCGATCTGAGGGGCGGTCCCGAAACGCAGATTCCGGCCGACCAGCTGGTGCCGCCGACGCGTTTCAATTTCCCGTCCTTCAAATTGCGTTGA
- a CDS encoding ABC transporter ATP-binding protein yields the protein MSAIEIRNVKKRYKELQALKGVSLTVEEGEFFGLLGPNGAGKTTLISILAGLARADEGSIAVRGHDVVDDFRNARRALGVVPQELVFDPFFTVRETLRIQSGYYGLRNNDAWIDEIMANLDLTEKADANMRALSGGMKRRVLVAQALVHRPPVIVLDEPTAGVDVELRQTLWKFISRLNREGHTIVLTTHYLEEAESLCDRIAMLRRGEVVALDRTSTLLQRFAGMQLFVRFAQGVLPAELRPLEAEGGASNGNGRQHLLRLTSYDDVERILAQCRAAGCTFEEIEVRKADLEDVFVQVMNGPEVIEGLA from the coding sequence ATGTCAGCCATAGAAATTCGTAACGTCAAGAAGCGCTATAAAGAGTTGCAGGCGCTCAAGGGCGTCAGCCTCACGGTCGAAGAAGGCGAGTTCTTCGGACTGCTCGGTCCGAACGGTGCGGGCAAAACGACGCTCATTAGCATTCTGGCCGGTCTCGCGCGCGCCGACGAAGGCAGCATCGCGGTGCGCGGTCACGACGTCGTCGACGATTTCCGGAATGCGCGCCGCGCGCTCGGCGTGGTGCCCCAGGAACTCGTGTTCGATCCGTTCTTCACGGTGCGCGAAACCTTGCGCATCCAGTCCGGCTACTACGGGCTGCGCAACAACGACGCGTGGATCGACGAGATCATGGCGAATCTCGATCTCACCGAGAAAGCCGACGCCAATATGCGCGCGCTGTCGGGCGGCATGAAGCGCCGCGTGCTGGTCGCGCAGGCGCTCGTGCACCGGCCGCCGGTCATCGTGCTCGACGAGCCGACCGCCGGGGTCGACGTCGAACTGCGCCAGACACTGTGGAAATTCATCTCGCGCCTGAATCGCGAAGGTCACACGATCGTGCTGACCACCCACTATCTCGAAGAAGCCGAATCGTTGTGCGACCGCATCGCGATGCTGCGCCGTGGCGAGGTGGTCGCGCTCGACCGCACCAGCACGCTGCTGCAACGCTTTGCCGGCATGCAGCTGTTCGTGCGCTTCGCGCAGGGCGTGCTGCCCGCCGAGCTGCGTCCGCTCGAGGCGGAAGGCGGCGCGAGCAACGGCAACGGGCGCCAGCATCTGCTGCGTCTCACGAGCTACGACGACGTGGAACGCATCCTCGCGCAATGCCGCGCGGCGGGTTGCACATTCGAAGAAATCGAGGTCCGCAAGGCCGATCTCGAAGACGTATTCGTTCAGGTGATGAACGGTCCGGAAGTGATCGAGGGGCTTGCATGA
- the murA gene encoding UDP-N-acetylglucosamine 1-carboxyvinyltransferase, which yields MDKLIIEGGYPLSGEVVVSGAKNAALPILCASLLSAEPVHLENVPDLQDVRTMLKLLGQMGVRIEASEGRVALDASKVDNLVAPYEMVKTMRASILVLGPLVARFGHARVSLPGGCAIGARPVDQHIKGLQAMGAEITIEHGFIEARAKRLKGARIVTDMITVTGTENLLMAAVLAEGETVIENAAREPEVVDLAHLLVAMGAQIDGIGTDRLVIQGVDKLHGATHAVIPDRIEAGTFLCAVAAAGGDVTLRKMRPLLLEAVTEKLREAGVTVDEGDDWMRVRMDKRPSAVTFRTSEYPAFPTDMQAQFMALNAIADGTAQVVETIFENRFMHVQELNRLGASITIDGNTALVNGVGKLSGAKVMATDLRASASLVIAALRAEGETLIDRIYHLDRGYDRMEAKLNAIGAKVRRVSGSEV from the coding sequence ATGGATAAACTCATCATTGAAGGCGGCTACCCGCTATCCGGTGAAGTTGTCGTCTCGGGCGCGAAGAACGCGGCATTGCCGATCCTGTGCGCGAGCCTGCTGTCCGCGGAGCCGGTGCATCTGGAGAACGTGCCCGATCTGCAGGACGTGCGCACGATGCTGAAGCTGCTCGGCCAGATGGGCGTGCGTATCGAAGCAAGCGAAGGCCGCGTGGCGCTCGATGCCTCCAAGGTCGACAACCTCGTCGCGCCGTATGAGATGGTGAAGACCATGCGCGCGTCGATCCTCGTGCTCGGCCCGCTGGTCGCGCGCTTCGGCCATGCGCGCGTGTCGCTGCCGGGCGGCTGCGCGATCGGCGCGCGGCCGGTCGATCAGCACATCAAGGGTCTGCAGGCGATGGGCGCCGAGATCACGATCGAGCACGGCTTTATCGAAGCGCGCGCGAAGCGTCTGAAGGGCGCGCGCATCGTCACCGACATGATCACCGTGACCGGCACCGAGAACCTGCTGATGGCGGCGGTGCTGGCCGAAGGCGAAACGGTCATCGAGAACGCCGCGCGCGAGCCGGAAGTGGTCGACCTCGCGCATCTGCTGGTCGCGATGGGCGCGCAAATCGACGGCATCGGCACCGACCGTCTTGTGATCCAGGGCGTCGACAAGCTGCACGGCGCGACGCACGCGGTGATTCCGGACCGCATCGAAGCGGGCACGTTCCTGTGCGCGGTCGCGGCCGCCGGTGGCGACGTGACGCTGCGCAAGATGCGTCCGCTGCTGCTCGAAGCCGTCACTGAAAAGCTGCGCGAAGCGGGCGTGACCGTCGACGAAGGCGACGACTGGATGCGCGTGCGCATGGACAAGCGTCCGAGCGCGGTCACGTTCCGCACCTCCGAATACCCGGCGTTCCCGACCGACATGCAGGCGCAGTTCATGGCGCTGAACGCGATCGCGGACGGCACTGCTCAAGTCGTCGAAACGATCTTCGAAAACCGCTTCATGCACGTGCAGGAGTTGAACCGGCTCGGCGCGAGCATCACGATCGACGGCAACACCGCGCTCGTGAACGGCGTCGGCAAGCTGTCCGGCGCGAAGGTGATGGCTACCGATCTGCGCGCGTCCGCGAGTCTCGTGATCGCCGCGCTGCGCGCCGAAGGCGAGACGCTGATCGACCGCATCTATCACCTCGATCGCGGTTACGACCGGATGGAAGCCAAGCTCAATGCAATCGGCGCGAAAGTGCGCCGCGTCTCCGGGAGCGAGGTATGA
- the hisC gene encoding histidinol-phosphate transaminase: MTTPQDIIRRDVLAMTSYPVPDATGFIKLDAMENPFALPPELAAQLGERLASVALNRYPAPRPEALIERIRNVMGVPAGCDVLLGNGSDEIISIMSIACAKPGAKVLAPVPGFVMYQVSAQLANLEFVGVPLKADFTLDTEAMLAAIAEHEPAIVYLAYPNNPTGTLYDDADIERIIAAASHSLVVIDEAYQPFAQKSWLPRADQFDNVVVMRTVSKLGLAGIRLGYLVGKPAWLTEFDKVRPPYNTNVLTQAAADFLLDHVSVLDAQAAQLRDERAKLAQAVAALPGAEVFPSAGNFLLVRVPDASVLFETLLTARVLIKNVSKMHASLANCVRLTVGSPEENAQLLAGLKLVLR; the protein is encoded by the coding sequence ATGACGACACCTCAAGACATCATCCGCCGCGACGTACTCGCAATGACCAGCTATCCGGTGCCGGACGCCACGGGCTTCATCAAGCTCGACGCGATGGAAAACCCGTTCGCGCTGCCGCCGGAACTGGCCGCGCAGCTCGGCGAGCGGCTGGCCAGTGTCGCGCTGAACCGCTATCCGGCGCCGCGTCCCGAAGCGCTGATCGAGCGGATCCGCAATGTGATGGGTGTGCCCGCCGGATGCGACGTGCTGCTCGGCAACGGCTCGGATGAAATCATCAGCATCATGTCGATCGCGTGCGCGAAGCCGGGTGCGAAAGTGCTCGCGCCGGTGCCGGGTTTCGTCATGTATCAGGTGTCCGCGCAGCTGGCGAATCTCGAATTCGTCGGCGTGCCGCTGAAAGCGGACTTCACGCTCGACACCGAAGCGATGCTCGCGGCGATCGCCGAGCACGAACCGGCGATCGTTTATCTCGCGTATCCGAACAACCCGACCGGCACGCTGTACGACGACGCCGACATCGAGCGCATCATCGCCGCGGCGAGCCACAGCCTGGTCGTGATCGACGAGGCCTATCAGCCGTTCGCGCAGAAGAGCTGGCTGCCGCGCGCCGACCAGTTCGACAACGTCGTCGTGATGCGCACGGTGTCGAAACTGGGGCTTGCCGGCATCCGCCTCGGCTACCTGGTCGGCAAGCCCGCGTGGCTCACCGAATTCGACAAGGTGCGCCCGCCCTACAACACCAACGTGCTCACCCAGGCCGCCGCCGATTTCCTGCTCGACCACGTGAGCGTGCTCGATGCACAGGCCGCGCAATTGCGCGATGAGCGCGCGAAGCTCGCGCAGGCGGTCGCCGCGCTGCCGGGTGCCGAAGTGTTCCCGAGCGCCGGCAACTTCCTGCTGGTGCGCGTGCCCGATGCGTCCGTGCTGTTCGAAACCCTGCTAACCGCGCGGGTTCTGATCAAAAACGTGAGTAAAATGCATGCATCGCTGGCCAATTGTGTGCGTTTGACCGTCGGTTCGCCGGAAGAAAACGCCCAGTTGCTCGCCGGGCTGAAACTGGTGCTGCGCTGA
- a CDS encoding MlaC/ttg2D family ABC transporter substrate-binding protein, which produces MKKFFLIPLFAALFSFISVGASAQTVDTNSPDGMVKTVTQQVIDSIRGDKSIQQGDISHITRLVNEKILPYTDFRRTTQLAMGRNWRAATPQQQDQVVDQFKMLLIRTYSGALAQVRDQQIQWKPFRMNPDDTDTVVRSVVMNNGQPIELDYRLYKTPQGWRVYDINVLGAWLIQAYQQQFSEQIQQKGVDGLIQFLTQRNQQLAAGKQS; this is translated from the coding sequence ATGAAAAAATTCTTCCTGATTCCGTTGTTTGCCGCGTTGTTCTCGTTCATTAGCGTGGGTGCGTCGGCACAAACCGTCGACACCAACTCGCCGGACGGCATGGTCAAAACCGTCACCCAGCAGGTGATCGACTCGATCCGCGGCGACAAGTCGATCCAGCAGGGCGACATCTCGCACATCACGCGTCTGGTCAACGAAAAGATCCTGCCGTACACCGATTTCCGTCGCACCACGCAGCTCGCGATGGGCCGCAACTGGCGTGCCGCCACGCCCCAGCAACAGGACCAGGTGGTCGACCAGTTCAAGATGTTGCTGATCCGCACGTATTCGGGCGCGCTCGCACAGGTTCGCGACCAGCAGATCCAGTGGAAGCCGTTCCGCATGAACCCGGACGATACCGACACGGTGGTGCGCTCGGTCGTGATGAACAACGGCCAGCCGATCGAACTCGACTACCGTCTGTACAAGACGCCGCAAGGCTGGCGCGTGTATGACATCAACGTGCTCGGCGCATGGCTGATCCAGGCGTACCAGCAACAGTTCAGCGAGCAGATCCAGCAGAAGGGCGTGGACGGACTGATCCAGTTCCTCACGCAGCGCAACCAGCAACTCGCCGCGGGCAAGCAGTCGTGA
- the hisH gene encoding imidazole glycerol phosphate synthase subunit HisH: MKTSIAIVDYGMGNLRSVAQALRQAAPEADVAIVDKPEAIRAADRVVLPGQGAMPDCMRSLGASGLQEAVVEASRSKPLMGVCVGEQMLFDWSAEGDTPGLGLLPGKVVRFELEGQVQDDGSRFKVPQMGWNRVRQAQNHPLWDGVADNAFFYFVHSYYVVPDNPAHTSGETVYGLAFTSAVARDNIFATQFHPEKSAEAGLRVYRNFVHWNP; the protein is encoded by the coding sequence ATGAAAACTTCGATAGCGATTGTGGATTACGGAATGGGCAACCTGCGTTCGGTGGCCCAGGCTTTGCGCCAGGCCGCACCGGAAGCGGACGTGGCGATCGTCGATAAGCCGGAAGCGATCCGCGCGGCCGACCGCGTCGTGCTGCCCGGTCAAGGCGCGATGCCCGATTGCATGCGCAGTCTCGGTGCATCCGGCTTGCAGGAAGCGGTCGTCGAGGCGTCGCGCAGCAAACCGCTGATGGGTGTGTGCGTCGGCGAACAGATGCTGTTCGACTGGAGCGCGGAAGGCGACACGCCGGGTCTCGGTCTGCTGCCCGGCAAGGTTGTGCGCTTCGAACTCGAAGGCCAGGTGCAGGACGACGGCTCGCGCTTCAAGGTCCCGCAGATGGGCTGGAATCGCGTGCGCCAGGCGCAGAACCATCCTCTGTGGGATGGCGTTGCCGACAATGCATTCTTCTACTTCGTGCACAGCTATTACGTGGTGCCGGACAATCCCGCGCATACGTCGGGCGAAACGGTGTATGGCTTGGCGTTTACGTCGGCGGTAGCACGGGATAACATCTTCGCCACTCAATTTCACCCTGAAAAGAGCGCCGAAGCGGGCTTGCGCGTGTATCGCAACTTCGTGCACTGGAACCCGTGA
- a CDS encoding STAS domain-containing protein: MSEVLNPVANRFASGATLTHASAKAALAAGLQRIAAGAGGVDCAPLTQFDSAALAVLLAWVRAAAARGVRFEIVNLPAGLASLAQAYGVDTLLPTQIVASARH; encoded by the coding sequence GTGAGCGAAGTGCTGAACCCGGTCGCGAACCGCTTCGCAAGCGGCGCGACGCTGACCCACGCGAGCGCGAAGGCCGCGCTCGCGGCGGGTCTGCAACGCATCGCGGCAGGCGCGGGCGGCGTCGATTGCGCACCGCTCACGCAGTTCGATTCCGCCGCGCTCGCGGTGCTGCTCGCGTGGGTGCGGGCAGCGGCCGCGCGCGGCGTCAGATTCGAAATCGTCAATCTGCCGGCAGGTCTTGCCAGCCTCGCGCAAGCCTACGGCGTCGATACCCTTCTCCCCACGCAGATAGTTGCGTCGGCGCGACATTGA
- the hisA gene encoding 1-(5-phosphoribosyl)-5-[(5-phosphoribosylamino)methylideneamino]imidazole-4-carboxamide isomerase: protein MLLIPAIDLKDGQCVRLKQGDMDQATIFSEEPAAMARHWVERGARRLHLVDLNGAFAGKPRNGDAIRAILDEVAGRIPVQLGGGIRDLNTIERYLDDGLSYVIIGTAAVKNPGFLQDACTAFGGHIIVGLDAKDGKVATDGWSKLTGHEVADLARKFEDYGCESIIYTDIGRDGMLQGINIEATVRLARAVKIPVIASGGLSNLADIESLCEVEDEGIEGVICGRAIYSGDLDFAAAQTLADRLRESDDA from the coding sequence ATGCTGCTGATTCCCGCCATCGACCTGAAAGATGGTCAGTGTGTACGCCTCAAACAAGGCGATATGGACCAGGCGACGATTTTCTCCGAGGAACCGGCGGCAATGGCCCGACATTGGGTCGAGCGCGGCGCGCGGCGTCTCCATCTGGTCGATCTGAACGGCGCGTTTGCCGGCAAGCCTAGGAACGGCGATGCCATCCGCGCGATCCTGGATGAAGTGGCCGGCCGGATCCCCGTGCAACTGGGTGGCGGCATCCGCGACCTGAACACGATCGAGCGCTATCTGGACGACGGCCTGTCGTACGTGATTATCGGTACGGCGGCGGTGAAGAATCCCGGCTTTCTGCAGGACGCGTGCACCGCGTTCGGCGGCCACATCATCGTCGGTCTCGACGCGAAAGACGGCAAGGTCGCGACCGACGGCTGGAGCAAGCTGACCGGCCACGAAGTGGCCGACCTCGCGCGCAAGTTCGAGGACTACGGCTGCGAATCGATCATCTATACCGACATCGGCCGCGACGGCATGCTGCAAGGCATCAATATCGAAGCGACGGTGCGCCTCGCGCGCGCGGTGAAGATTCCGGTGATCGCGAGCGGCGGCCTGTCGAATCTCGCGGACATCGAGTCGCTGTGCGAAGTCGAAGACGAAGGCATCGAAGGCGTGATCTGCGGCCGCGCGATCTATTCGGGCGACCTCGACTTCGCGGCGGCGCAAACGCTCGCGGACCGGCTGCGCGAATCGGACGACGCTTGA
- the hisG gene encoding ATP phosphoribosyltransferase: MSSMPQTSSSPAVSAPLTLALSKGRIFEETLPLLAAAGIEVAEDPETSRKLILPTTDANLRVIIVRATDVPTYVEYGAADFGVAGKDVLLEHGGSGLYQPVDLEIARCRMSVAVAAGFDYANAVRQGARLRVATKYVETAREHFAAKGVHVDLIKLYGSMELAPLVGLADAIVDLVSSGNTLRANNLVEVEEIMQISSRLVVNQAALKLKRAALRPILDAFASASKAGAPAA, from the coding sequence ATGAGCTCGATGCCGCAAACGTCATCGTCGCCGGCGGTGAGCGCACCGCTCACGCTCGCGTTGTCGAAAGGGCGTATCTTCGAGGAAACGCTGCCGCTGCTCGCGGCGGCCGGCATCGAAGTCGCTGAAGACCCCGAAACGTCGCGCAAGCTGATCCTGCCGACCACCGACGCAAACCTGCGCGTGATCATCGTGCGCGCGACCGATGTGCCGACCTATGTCGAGTACGGCGCGGCCGATTTCGGCGTGGCCGGCAAGGACGTGCTGCTCGAGCATGGCGGCAGCGGCCTGTATCAGCCGGTCGATCTGGAGATTGCGCGCTGCCGCATGTCGGTCGCGGTGGCCGCGGGTTTCGATTATGCGAACGCGGTGCGCCAGGGCGCCCGCCTGCGCGTCGCGACCAAGTATGTTGAAACCGCGCGCGAGCACTTCGCCGCCAAGGGTGTGCACGTCGACCTGATCAAGCTGTACGGTTCGATGGAACTCGCGCCGCTGGTGGGCCTCGCCGACGCGATCGTCGACCTGGTCAGCTCGGGCAATACGCTGCGCGCGAACAATCTGGTCGAGGTGGAGGAGATCATGCAGATTTCGTCGCGCCTCGTGGTGAACCAGGCCGCGCTGAAGCTGAAGCGCGCCGCGTTGCGGCCGATTCTCGATGCGTTCGCCAGCGCGTCAAAAGCCGGCGCGCCGGCCGCCTGA
- a CDS encoding ABC transporter permease — protein sequence MSGYSGFSTLFYKELLRFWKVAFQTVLAPVITALLYLTIFGHALRGHVQVYPGVEYTSFLIPGLVMMSVLQNSFANSSSSLIQSKITGNLVFVLLPPLTHYEMYAAYVLAAVARGLCVGFGVFIVTIWFVPLSFSAPLYIIVFAMFGAAILGTLGLIAGIWAEKFDQLAAFQNFLIMPLTFLSGVFYSTHTLPPVWREVSRLNPFFYMIDGFRYGFFGVSDIDPLVSLAIVAGFFVVLAAVAMRLLATGFKLRH from the coding sequence ATGAGCGGTTACAGTGGGTTCAGTACGCTGTTTTACAAAGAGCTGTTGCGTTTCTGGAAGGTGGCGTTCCAGACCGTGCTCGCGCCGGTCATCACCGCGCTGCTGTATCTGACGATCTTCGGCCATGCGTTGCGCGGCCACGTGCAGGTCTATCCGGGTGTCGAATACACGAGCTTCCTGATTCCGGGCCTCGTGATGATGAGCGTGCTGCAGAACTCGTTCGCGAACAGTTCGTCGTCGCTGATCCAGTCGAAGATCACCGGCAACCTGGTGTTCGTGCTGCTGCCGCCGCTGACGCATTACGAAATGTATGCGGCCTACGTGCTCGCGGCGGTTGCGCGCGGCCTGTGCGTCGGCTTCGGTGTGTTCATCGTGACGATCTGGTTCGTGCCGCTCAGTTTCAGCGCGCCGCTGTACATCATCGTGTTCGCGATGTTCGGCGCGGCGATTCTCGGCACGCTCGGTCTGATCGCCGGCATCTGGGCCGAGAAATTCGACCAGCTCGCGGCATTCCAGAACTTCCTGATCATGCCGCTCACGTTCCTGTCGGGCGTGTTCTACTCGACGCACACGCTGCCGCCGGTATGGCGCGAAGTGTCGCGGCTCAATCCCTTTTTCTACATGATCGACGGCTTTCGCTACGGTTTCTTCGGGGTGTCGGATATCGACCCGCTGGTGAGCCTCGCGATCGTCGCCGGTTTCTTCGTGGTGCTGGCCGCGGTGGCGATGCGCCTGCTCGCCACCGGCTTCAAGCTGCGCCACTGA
- the hisD gene encoding histidinol dehydrogenase — protein MSIKIRKLDSTAPGFHKSLHAVLAFEASEDEAIERSVAQILNDVKARGDEAVLEYTNRFDRLDAKSVAELELPMAELEAALESLEPKRRASLEAAAARVRGYHEKQKIECGSHSWQYTEADGTVLGQKVTPLDRAGIYVPGGKAAYPSSVLMNAIPARVAGVREIVMVVPTPDGVKNPLVLAAALLGGVDRVFTIGGAQAVGALAYGTQTVPAVDKICGPGNAYVASAKRRVFGTVGIDMIAGPSEILVLCDGTTDPRWVAMDLFSQAEHDELAQSILLCPDDAFIARVHEAIDELLPTMPRRDVIRTSLENRGALIKVRDMAEACAIVNDIAPEHLEISALEPHQWAQQIRHAGAIFLGRYTSESLGDYCAGPNHVLPTSRTARFSSPLGVYDFFKRSSLIEVSAEGAQTLGEIAAELAYGEGLQAHARSAEYRMRQNNNERG, from the coding sequence ATGTCTATCAAGATTCGCAAACTCGATTCCACCGCTCCCGGCTTCCACAAGTCGCTGCATGCGGTGCTCGCGTTCGAGGCGAGCGAAGACGAAGCCATCGAGCGCTCGGTCGCGCAGATTCTGAACGACGTGAAGGCGCGCGGTGATGAGGCGGTGCTCGAGTACACGAACCGCTTCGACCGGCTCGACGCGAAGAGCGTCGCTGAACTCGAACTGCCGATGGCGGAGCTTGAAGCGGCGCTCGAAAGTCTCGAACCGAAGCGGCGCGCGTCGCTGGAAGCGGCGGCGGCGCGCGTGCGCGGCTATCACGAGAAGCAGAAGATCGAGTGCGGCAGTCATAGCTGGCAGTACACCGAGGCCGACGGCACGGTGCTCGGCCAGAAGGTCACGCCGCTCGATCGCGCGGGTATCTATGTGCCGGGAGGCAAGGCCGCGTATCCGTCGTCGGTGCTGATGAACGCGATTCCGGCGCGAGTGGCCGGCGTGCGTGAGATCGTCATGGTGGTGCCGACGCCGGACGGCGTGAAAAACCCGCTGGTGCTGGCCGCGGCGTTGCTCGGCGGTGTCGATCGGGTGTTCACGATCGGCGGCGCACAGGCGGTCGGCGCGCTCGCGTACGGCACGCAAACGGTGCCGGCGGTCGACAAGATCTGCGGTCCCGGCAATGCGTACGTCGCGTCGGCCAAGCGCCGCGTGTTCGGCACGGTCGGCATCGACATGATCGCCGGGCCGTCGGAAATCCTCGTGCTGTGCGACGGCACGACCGATCCGCGCTGGGTCGCGATGGACCTGTTCTCGCAGGCCGAACACGACGAACTCGCGCAGTCGATCCTGCTGTGCCCAGACGACGCATTCATCGCGCGCGTGCACGAAGCGATCGACGAACTGCTGCCGACGATGCCGCGCCGCGACGTGATCCGCACATCGCTCGAAAATCGCGGCGCGCTGATCAAGGTGCGCGACATGGCCGAGGCCTGCGCGATCGTCAACGACATCGCGCCCGAACACCTCGAAATCTCGGCGCTGGAGCCGCATCAGTGGGCGCAGCAGATTCGCCACGCCGGCGCGATCTTCCTTGGCCGCTACACGAGCGAGAGCCTCGGCGACTATTGCGCGGGCCCGAATCACGTGCTGCCGACCTCGCGTACCGCGCGTTTTTCGTCGCCGCTCGGCGTCTATGATTTCTTCAAGCGGTCGAGCCTGATCGAAGTCAGCGCCGAAGGCGCGCAGACGCTCGGCGAGATCGCCGCCGAACTCGCGTATGGCGAAGGCCTGCAGGCGCATGCGCGCAGTGCCGAATACCGGATGCGGCAGAACAACAACGAACGGGGCTGA
- the hisB gene encoding imidazoleglycerol-phosphate dehydratase HisB, translating into MRLAEVVRNTSETQIRVKINLDGTGQQKLATGVPFLDHMLDQIARHGLFDLDIEAHGDLHIDDHHTVEDTGITLGQAVAKAIGDRKGIRRYGHSYVPLDEALSRVVIDFSGRPGLEFHVPFTRARIGTFDVDLSIEFFRGFVNHAGVTLHIDNLRGINAHHQLETVFKAFGRALRMAVELDERAAGQIPSTKGSL; encoded by the coding sequence ATGCGCCTTGCGGAAGTCGTTCGCAACACCAGCGAAACGCAGATCCGTGTGAAGATCAACCTGGACGGCACCGGTCAGCAGAAGCTGGCCACCGGTGTGCCGTTCCTGGATCACATGCTCGACCAGATCGCCCGTCACGGGCTGTTTGACCTCGACATCGAAGCGCATGGCGACCTGCACATCGACGACCACCATACGGTCGAAGACACCGGCATCACGCTCGGTCAGGCGGTGGCGAAGGCGATCGGCGATCGCAAGGGTATTCGCCGCTATGGCCATTCCTACGTGCCGCTCGACGAAGCGCTGTCGCGCGTCGTGATCGACTTTTCCGGCCGTCCGGGCCTCGAATTCCACGTCCCGTTCACACGCGCGCGTATCGGCACGTTCGACGTCGACCTGTCGATCGAATTCTTCCGCGGTTTCGTGAACCACGCGGGCGTCACGCTGCATATCGACAATCTGCGCGGCATCAACGCGCACCATCAGCTCGAAACGGTGTTCAAGGCGTTCGGGCGCGCACTGCGCATGGCTGTCGAACTCGACGAGCGCGCGGCCGGACAGATTCCGTCGACCAAGGGCAGTCTTTAA
- a CDS encoding BolA family protein: MLPTPEQVKQYIAAGLACEHLEVEGDGQHFFATIVSPSFEGKRLIQRHQLVYAALGDRMREEIHALSMKTLTPAEWQNA; encoded by the coding sequence ATGTTGCCGACTCCAGAACAGGTCAAGCAGTACATCGCGGCAGGGCTCGCATGCGAGCACCTCGAAGTCGAAGGCGACGGTCAGCATTTCTTTGCGACGATCGTCTCGCCGAGTTTCGAAGGCAAACGCCTGATCCAGCGACATCAACTCGTGTACGCGGCGCTCGGCGACCGCATGCGCGAAGAAATCCACGCGCTCAGCATGAAGACGCTGACGCCCGCCGAATGGCAGAACGCGTAA